One genomic window of Clostridia bacterium includes the following:
- the rpiB gene encoding ribose 5-phosphate isomerase B, with translation MRIAIGCDHGGIVLKPEILNYLKEKNVEFFDFGTYDTQSVDYPVYAKKVAEAVASGEFDKGILLCGTGIGMSIAANKVKGIRAAVLSDEFSAAACSAHNNANVLCLGGRVLSPEKAVKLVDLWLSTPFEGDRHNRRLGLIAEMDERK, from the coding sequence ATGCGAATCGCTATCGGTTGCGATCACGGCGGGATCGTCTTGAAACCCGAGATCCTGAACTATTTGAAAGAAAAGAACGTCGAATTTTTCGATTTCGGAACGTATGACACGCAGAGCGTGGATTATCCCGTTTATGCGAAAAAAGTCGCCGAGGCGGTCGCGTCCGGCGAATTCGATAAAGGTATCTTGCTTTGCGGAACGGGCATCGGAATGTCGATCGCGGCGAATAAGGTCAAAGGAATTCGCGCGGCGGTCTTGTCGGACGAGTTCTCCGCGGCGGCTTGCTCCGCGCATAACAACGCGAACGTGCTTTGCCTCGGCGGAAGAGTCCTTTCCCCCGAAAAAGCCGTTAAATTGGTCGATCTTTGGCTTTCGACTCCGTTCGAGGGCGATCGCCATAACAGAAGGCTCGGTTTGATCGCCGAGATGGACGAGAGGAAATAA